In the Choloepus didactylus isolate mChoDid1 chromosome 5, mChoDid1.pri, whole genome shotgun sequence genome, one interval contains:
- the NPC1L1 gene encoding NPC1-like intracellular cholesterol transporter 1, whose product MAVAGLGGWMLGALLVLSAQGQPYTPIHQPGYCAFYDECGKNPELTEGLTQLSNVSCLSNTPARHVSGQHLTLLQRICPGLYTGPNTTYACCSIEQLLSLELSLTLTKAILTRCPACSDNFVSLYCHNTCSPNQSVFINVTRVAERGANQLPAVVAYTASYRRRFAERAYDSCSHVRIPAAASLAVGTMCGVYGSALCNAQRWLNFQGDTSNGLAPLEINFHLWDDGQAPGDGMRPLDEELVSCNASQGEDGAACSCQDCAASCPVIARPQPLDATFRLGRMEGGLAVAIILSSVLVVLTAFLLRSRVSGCRRKARTADAKKGASLSTHTLLGRFFQGWGTWVASWPLTVLGVSVAVVVALAGGLAFTELTTDPVELWSAPRSQARREKEFHDQYFGPFFRTNQVILTAPHRAPYRYDSLLLGPKNFSGILALDLLLELLELQEKLRHLQVWSPEEQRNVSLQDICYAPLNPDNTSLSDCCINSFVQYFQSNRTHLLLTANQTLMGQTSQVDWRDHFLYCVNTPLTYKDGTNLALSCMADYGAPVFPYLAVGGYKGKDYSEAEALIMTFSLNNYPAGDRRLAQAKLWEKGFLEEMRAFQLRTAGKFEVTFMAEHSLEDELNRTTAEDLPIFAISYIIIFLYISLALGSYSSRHRVLVDSKATLGLGGVAVVLGAVMAAMGFFCYLGVPSSLIILQVVPFLVLAVGADNIFIFVLEYQAAEEARGAAGGAHRPSPGQSGPQHAAVQPLRGDLLLPGGPDAHAGRAHLRLDLRPRGAPRLPAADVGLRGPAVPGLQEAGGLPP is encoded by the exons ATGGCCGTGGCCGGCCTGGGGGGCTGGATGCTCGGGGCCCTGCTCGTGCTCTCG GCCCAGGGACAGCCGTACACACCCATCCACCAGCCGGGCTACTGCGCCTTCTACGACGAGTGTGGGAAGAACCCGGAGCTGACGGAAGGCCTCACCCAGCTGTCCAACGTGTCCTGCCTGTCCAACACGCCCGCCCGCCACGTCTCCGGCCAGCACCTGACCCTTCTCCAGCGCATCTGCCCCGGCCTCTACACGGGCCCCAACACCACCTACGCCTGCTGCTCGATCGAGCAGCTGTTGTCCCTGGAGCTAAGCCTGACGCTCACCAAGGCCATCCTCACGCGCTGCCCGGCCTGCTCCGACAACTTCGTCAGCCTGTACTGCCACAACACCTGCAGCCCCAACCAGAGCGTCTTCATCAACGTGACGCGCGTGGCCGAGCGGGGGGCCAACCAGCTTCCGGCCGTGGTGGCCTACACGGCCTCCTACCGGCGCAGATTTGCCGAGCGGGCCTACGACTCCTGCAGCCATGTCCGCATCCCCGCGGCTGCCAGCCTGGCTGTGGGCACCATGTGTGGCGTCTACGGCTCGGCCCTCTGCAACGCCCAGCGCTGGCTCAACTTCCAGGGGGACACGAGCAATGGCCTGGCCCCTCTGGAGATCAATTTCCATCTCTGGGATGACGGCCAGGCCCCGGGGGATGGGATGAGGCCCCTGGATGAGGAGCTGGTGAGCTGCAATGCATCCCAGGGAGAAGATGGGGCAGCCTGCTCATGCCAGGACTGCGCCGCATCCTGCCCTGTCATCGCCCGTCCCCAGCCCCTGGATGCCACCTTCCGCCTGGGCCGCATGGAGGGCGGGCTGGCTGTCGCCATCATCCTTTCCTCCGTCTTAGTTGTGCTCACCGCCTTCCTCCTACGATCCCGTGTGTCCGGCTGCAGGCGCAAGGCCAGGACAGCGGATGCCAAGAAGGGCGCAAGCCTGTCCACCCACACTCTCCTTGGCCGCTTCTTCCAGGGCTGGGGCACCTGGGTGGCCTCGTGGCCGCTGACAGTGCTGGGGGTGTCTGTCGCCGTGGTGGTGGCCTTGGCGGGGGGCCTGGCCTTCACGGAACTCACCACGGACCCCGTGGAGCTGTGGTCGGCCCCCAGGAGCCAGGCCCGGCGTGAGAAGGAGTTCCACGACCAGTATTTTGGCCCCTTCTTCCGCACCAACCAGGTGATCCTCACAGCTCCCCACAGGGCCCCGTACCGGTATGACTCCCTGCTGCTGGGACCCAAGAACTTCAGCGGGATCCTGGCCCTGGACCTGCTCCTGGAGCTGCTGGAGCTGCAGGAGAAGCTGCGGCACCTCCAGGTGTGGTCGCCAGAGGAGCAGCGCAACGTCTCACTGCAGGACATCTGCTATGCCCCTCTCAACCCGGACAACACCAGCCTCTCCGACTGCTGCATCAACAGCTTCGTGCAGTATTTCCAGAGCAACCGCACGCACCTGCTGCTCACGGCCAACCAGACCCTGATGGGGCAGACCTCCCAGGTTGACTGGAGGGACCACTTTCTCTACTGTGTCAA CACCCCGCTCACCTACAAAGATGGTACCAACTTGGCCTTGAGCTGCATGGCTGACTATGGGGCCCCTGTCTTCCCCTACCTCGCTGTGGGGGGGTACAAAG GGAAGGACTATTCTGAGGCAGAAGCCCTGATCATGACCTTCTCCCTCAACAATTACCCTGCTGGGGACCGCCGGCTGGCCCAGGCCAAGCTGTGGGaaaaaggcttcttggaggagatgCGGGCCTTCCAGCTTAGGACGGCTGGGAAGTTCGAGGTCACATTCATGGCAGAG CATTCTCTGGAAGATGAGCTCAACCGCACCACGGCAGAGGACCTGCCCATTTTTGCCATCAGCTATATCATCATCTTCCTGTACATCTCCCTGGCTCTGGGTAGCTACTCCAGCAGGCACCGTGTGCTG GTGGACTCCAAGGCCACGCTGGGACTGGGTGGTGTGGCCGTGGTGCTGGGCGCGGTCATGGCCGCCATGGGCTTCTTCTGCTACCTGGGTGTGCCCTCCTCTCTGATCATCCTCCAAGTCGTGCCATTCCTGGTGCTGGCTGTGGGTGCCGACAACATCTTCATCTTTGTTCTCGAGTACCAG GCTGCCGAGGAGGCCCGGGGAGCAGCCGGAGGAGCACATCGGCCGAGCCCTGGGCAGAGTGGCCCCCAGCATGCTGCTGTGCAGCCTCTCCGAGGCGATCTGCTTCTTCCTGG GGGCCCTGACGCCCATGCCGGCCGTGCGCACCTTCGCCTTGACCTCCGGCCTCGCGGTGCTCCTCGACTTCCTGCTGCAGATGTCGGCCTTCGTGGCCCTGCTGTCCCTGGACTGCAGGAGGCAGGAG
- the DDX56 gene encoding probable ATP-dependent RNA helicase DDX56 isoform X2 has product MSDTEYLGFEHMGLDPRLLQAIADLGWSRPTLIQEKAIPLALEGKDLLARARTGSGKTAAYAVPMLQLLLHRKATGPVVEQAVRGLVLVPTKELARQAQSMIQQLAAYCARDIRVADVSAAEDTASQRAMLMEKPDVVVGTPSRVLSHLQQESLKVRDSLELLVVDEADLLFSFGFEEELKSLLCYLPRIYQAFLMSATFNEDVQALKELVLHNPVTLKLQESQLPGPDQLQQFQVVCQTEEDKFLLLYALLKLSLIRGKSLLFVNTLERSYRLRLFLEQFSIPACVLNGELPLRSRCHIISQFNQGFYDCVIATDAEVLGAPVKGKQRGKGAKGAKGNRASDPEAGVARGIDFHHVSAVLNFDLPPTPEAYIHRAGRTARANNPGIVLTFTLPTEQAPLDKIEELLGGENGAPVLLPYQFQMEEIEGFRYRCRDAMRSVTKQAIREARLKEIKEELLHSEKLKTYFEDNPRDLQLLRHDLPLHPAVVKPHLGHVPDYLVPPTLRGIVRPHKKRKKPSSAHRKVKKAKTQNPLRSFRHRGKKPKPTATPS; this is encoded by the exons ATGTCGGACACAGAATACTTGGGCTTTGAGCACATGGGCCTCGACCCCCGGCTCCTGCAG GCCATCGCGGACCTGGGTTGGTCGCGACCTACACTGATCCAGGAAAAGGCCATCCCGCTGGCCCTTGAGGGGAAGGACCTCCTGGCTCGAGCGCGCACGGGCTCGGGGAAAACGGCCGCTTATGCTGTTCCGATGCTGCAGCTGCTTCTTCACAGGAAAGCG ACAGGTCCTGTGGTGGAACAAGCTGTGAGAGGCCTTGTCCTTGTGCCCACCAAAGAGCTGGCACGGCAGGCACAGTCCATGATTCAGCAGCTGGCTGCCTACTGTGCTCGGGACATTCGCGTAGCTGATGTCTCAGCTGCTGAAGACACGGCCTCTCAGAG AGCTATGCTGATGGAGAAGCCAGATGTGGTGGTGGGGACCCCTTCCCGCGTATTAAGCCACCTGCAGCAAGAGAGCTTGAAAGTGCGGGACTCGCTGGAGCTGCTGGTGGTGGATGAGGCTgatcttcttttctcctttggctTTGAGGAAGAACTGAAGAGTCTTCTTTG ttACTTGCCCCGGATTTACCAGGCTTTTCTCATGTCTGCTACTTTCAATGAGGATGTACAAGCACTCAAGGAGCTAGTACTACACAATCCG GTTACCCTCAAGTTACAGGAGTCCCAACTGCCAGGGCCAGACCAGTTACAGCAGTTCCAGGTGGTCTGTCAGACTGAGGAGGATAAATTCTTGTTGCTGTATGCCCTGCTCAAGCTGTCTCTGATCCGTGGCAAGTCTCTGCTCTTTGTCAACACTCTGGAGCGGAGTTACCGGCTACGCCTTTTCCTGGAGCAGTTCAGTATTCCTGCCTGTGTGCTCAATGGAGAACTCCCCCTGCGCTCCAG GTGCCACATCATCTCACAGTTCAACCAAGGCTTCTACGACTGCGTCATAGCAACCGATGCAGAAGTCCTGGGGGCCCCTGTCAAGGGCAAGCAGCGGGGCAAAGGAGCCAAAGGAGCCAAAGGAAACAG GGCCTCTGATCCAGAGGCAGGCGTGGCCCGGGGCATAGACTTCCACCATGTGTCTGCCGTGCTCAACTTTGATCTCCCACCTACCCCCGAGGCCTACATCCATCGAGCAGGCAG GACAGCCCGCGCCAACAACCCAGGCATCGTCCTGACCTTCACACTGCCCACGGAGCAGGCCCCCCTGGATAAGATCGAGGAGCTTCTGGGCGGAG AGAATGGGGCACCTGTCCTGCTGCCCTACCAGTTCCAGATGGAAGAGATCGAGGGTTTCCGCTACCGCTGCAGG gatgcCATGCGCTCAGTGACCAAGCAGGCCATCCGGGAGGCGAGGCTGAAGGAGATTAAGGAGGAGCTGCTACACTCCGAGAAACTCAAG ACATACTTTGAAGACAATCCTCGGGACCTGCAGCTGCTGCGGCATGACCTGCCCTTGCACCCAGCGGTGGTGAAGCCGCACCTGGGCCATGTGCCTGACTACCTGG TCCCTCCCACCCTGCGTGGCATTGTCCGCCCTCACAAGAAGCGGAAGAAGCCGTCCTCTGCTCACAGGAAGGTCAAG AAGGCAAAGACTCAGAACCCACTGCGCAGCTTCAGGCACCGAGGAAAGAAACCCAAACCCACAGCGACGCCTTCCTGA
- the DDX56 gene encoding probable ATP-dependent RNA helicase DDX56 isoform X1, which produces MSDTEYLGFEHMGLDPRLLQAIADLGWSRPTLIQEKAIPLALEGKDLLARARTGSGKTAAYAVPMLQLLLHRKATGPVVEQAVRGLVLVPTKELARQAQSMIQQLAAYCARDIRVADVSAAEDTASQRAMLMEKPDVVVGTPSRVLSHLQQESLKVRDSLELLVVDEADLLFSFGFEEELKSLLCYLPRIYQAFLMSATFNEDVQALKELVLHNPVTLKLQESQLPGPDQLQQFQVVCQTEEDKFLLLYALLKLSLIRGKSLLFVNTLERSYRLRLFLEQFSIPACVLNGELPLRSRCHIISQFNQGFYDCVIATDAEVLGAPVKGKQRGKGAKGAKGNRASDPEAGVARGIDFHHVSAVLNFDLPPTPEAYIHRAGRTARANNPGIVLTFTLPTEQAPLDKIEELLGGARGEVPEGCKQEAFQAGPIRKPLALSDFHAYSAENGAPVLLPYQFQMEEIEGFRYRCRDAMRSVTKQAIREARLKEIKEELLHSEKLKTYFEDNPRDLQLLRHDLPLHPAVVKPHLGHVPDYLVPPTLRGIVRPHKKRKKPSSAHRKVKKAKTQNPLRSFRHRGKKPKPTATPS; this is translated from the exons ATGTCGGACACAGAATACTTGGGCTTTGAGCACATGGGCCTCGACCCCCGGCTCCTGCAG GCCATCGCGGACCTGGGTTGGTCGCGACCTACACTGATCCAGGAAAAGGCCATCCCGCTGGCCCTTGAGGGGAAGGACCTCCTGGCTCGAGCGCGCACGGGCTCGGGGAAAACGGCCGCTTATGCTGTTCCGATGCTGCAGCTGCTTCTTCACAGGAAAGCG ACAGGTCCTGTGGTGGAACAAGCTGTGAGAGGCCTTGTCCTTGTGCCCACCAAAGAGCTGGCACGGCAGGCACAGTCCATGATTCAGCAGCTGGCTGCCTACTGTGCTCGGGACATTCGCGTAGCTGATGTCTCAGCTGCTGAAGACACGGCCTCTCAGAG AGCTATGCTGATGGAGAAGCCAGATGTGGTGGTGGGGACCCCTTCCCGCGTATTAAGCCACCTGCAGCAAGAGAGCTTGAAAGTGCGGGACTCGCTGGAGCTGCTGGTGGTGGATGAGGCTgatcttcttttctcctttggctTTGAGGAAGAACTGAAGAGTCTTCTTTG ttACTTGCCCCGGATTTACCAGGCTTTTCTCATGTCTGCTACTTTCAATGAGGATGTACAAGCACTCAAGGAGCTAGTACTACACAATCCG GTTACCCTCAAGTTACAGGAGTCCCAACTGCCAGGGCCAGACCAGTTACAGCAGTTCCAGGTGGTCTGTCAGACTGAGGAGGATAAATTCTTGTTGCTGTATGCCCTGCTCAAGCTGTCTCTGATCCGTGGCAAGTCTCTGCTCTTTGTCAACACTCTGGAGCGGAGTTACCGGCTACGCCTTTTCCTGGAGCAGTTCAGTATTCCTGCCTGTGTGCTCAATGGAGAACTCCCCCTGCGCTCCAG GTGCCACATCATCTCACAGTTCAACCAAGGCTTCTACGACTGCGTCATAGCAACCGATGCAGAAGTCCTGGGGGCCCCTGTCAAGGGCAAGCAGCGGGGCAAAGGAGCCAAAGGAGCCAAAGGAAACAG GGCCTCTGATCCAGAGGCAGGCGTGGCCCGGGGCATAGACTTCCACCATGTGTCTGCCGTGCTCAACTTTGATCTCCCACCTACCCCCGAGGCCTACATCCATCGAGCAGGCAG GACAGCCCGCGCCAACAACCCAGGCATCGTCCTGACCTTCACACTGCCCACGGAGCAGGCCCCCCTGGATAAGATCGAGGAGCTTCTGGGCGGAG CCAGGGGAGAGGTGCCTGAGGGCTGCAAGCAGGAGGCCTTTCAGGCAGGCCCCATCCGGAAGCCCCTGGCCCTGTCGGACTTTCACGCCTACTCTGCAGAGAATGGGGCACCTGTCCTGCTGCCCTACCAGTTCCAGATGGAAGAGATCGAGGGTTTCCGCTACCGCTGCAGG gatgcCATGCGCTCAGTGACCAAGCAGGCCATCCGGGAGGCGAGGCTGAAGGAGATTAAGGAGGAGCTGCTACACTCCGAGAAACTCAAG ACATACTTTGAAGACAATCCTCGGGACCTGCAGCTGCTGCGGCATGACCTGCCCTTGCACCCAGCGGTGGTGAAGCCGCACCTGGGCCATGTGCCTGACTACCTGG TCCCTCCCACCCTGCGTGGCATTGTCCGCCCTCACAAGAAGCGGAAGAAGCCGTCCTCTGCTCACAGGAAGGTCAAG AAGGCAAAGACTCAGAACCCACTGCGCAGCTTCAGGCACCGAGGAAAGAAACCCAAACCCACAGCGACGCCTTCCTGA
- the DDX56 gene encoding probable ATP-dependent RNA helicase DDX56 isoform X3, translated as MSDTEYLGFEHMGLDPRLLQAIADLGWSRPTLIQEKAIPLALEGKDLLARARTGSGKTAAYAVPMLQLLLHRKATGPVVEQAVRGLVLVPTKELARQAQSMIQQLAAYCARDIRVADVSAAEDTASQRAMLMEKPDVVVGTPSRVLSHLQQESLKVRDSLELLVVDEADLLFSFGFEEELKSLLCYLPRIYQAFLMSATFNEDVQALKELVLHNPVTLKLQESQLPGPDQLQQFQVVCQTEEDKFLLLYALLKLSLIRGKSLLFVNTLERSYRLRLFLEQFSIPACVLNGELPLRSRCHIISQFNQGFYDCVIATDAEVLGAPVKGKQRGKGAKGAKGNRASDPEAGVARGIDFHHVSAVLNFDLPPTPEAYIHRAGRTARANNPGIVLTFTLPTEQAPLDKIEELLGGGRPHPEAPGPVGLSRLLCREWGTCPAALPVPDGRDRGFPLPLQGCHALSDQAGHPGGEAEGD; from the exons ATGTCGGACACAGAATACTTGGGCTTTGAGCACATGGGCCTCGACCCCCGGCTCCTGCAG GCCATCGCGGACCTGGGTTGGTCGCGACCTACACTGATCCAGGAAAAGGCCATCCCGCTGGCCCTTGAGGGGAAGGACCTCCTGGCTCGAGCGCGCACGGGCTCGGGGAAAACGGCCGCTTATGCTGTTCCGATGCTGCAGCTGCTTCTTCACAGGAAAGCG ACAGGTCCTGTGGTGGAACAAGCTGTGAGAGGCCTTGTCCTTGTGCCCACCAAAGAGCTGGCACGGCAGGCACAGTCCATGATTCAGCAGCTGGCTGCCTACTGTGCTCGGGACATTCGCGTAGCTGATGTCTCAGCTGCTGAAGACACGGCCTCTCAGAG AGCTATGCTGATGGAGAAGCCAGATGTGGTGGTGGGGACCCCTTCCCGCGTATTAAGCCACCTGCAGCAAGAGAGCTTGAAAGTGCGGGACTCGCTGGAGCTGCTGGTGGTGGATGAGGCTgatcttcttttctcctttggctTTGAGGAAGAACTGAAGAGTCTTCTTTG ttACTTGCCCCGGATTTACCAGGCTTTTCTCATGTCTGCTACTTTCAATGAGGATGTACAAGCACTCAAGGAGCTAGTACTACACAATCCG GTTACCCTCAAGTTACAGGAGTCCCAACTGCCAGGGCCAGACCAGTTACAGCAGTTCCAGGTGGTCTGTCAGACTGAGGAGGATAAATTCTTGTTGCTGTATGCCCTGCTCAAGCTGTCTCTGATCCGTGGCAAGTCTCTGCTCTTTGTCAACACTCTGGAGCGGAGTTACCGGCTACGCCTTTTCCTGGAGCAGTTCAGTATTCCTGCCTGTGTGCTCAATGGAGAACTCCCCCTGCGCTCCAG GTGCCACATCATCTCACAGTTCAACCAAGGCTTCTACGACTGCGTCATAGCAACCGATGCAGAAGTCCTGGGGGCCCCTGTCAAGGGCAAGCAGCGGGGCAAAGGAGCCAAAGGAGCCAAAGGAAACAG GGCCTCTGATCCAGAGGCAGGCGTGGCCCGGGGCATAGACTTCCACCATGTGTCTGCCGTGCTCAACTTTGATCTCCCACCTACCCCCGAGGCCTACATCCATCGAGCAGGCAG GACAGCCCGCGCCAACAACCCAGGCATCGTCCTGACCTTCACACTGCCCACGGAGCAGGCCCCCCTGGATAAGATCGAGGAGCTTCTGGGCGGAG GCAGGCCCCATCCGGAAGCCCCTGGCCCTGTCGGACTTTCACGCCTACTCTGCAGAGAATGGGGCACCTGTCCTGCTGCCCTACCAGTTCCAGATGGAAGAGATCGAGGGTTTCCGCTACCGCTGCAGG gatgcCATGCGCTCAGTGACCAAGCAGGCCATCCGGGAGGCGAGGCTGAAGGAGATTAA